The following proteins are co-located in the Cupriavidus pauculus genome:
- the recJ gene encoding single-stranded-DNA-specific exonuclease RecJ: MTRIAIRSHSHEHAGVLAAAGLHPTLARILSARGVLHPSELATDLPELVPPSRMKGIGHAATYLADAIAAGRKLLIVADYDCDGATACAVGVRGLRMLGARVDYIVPNRFEYGYGLTPEIVELAARQQPDVIVTVDNGIASVDGVAAANARGIDVVVTDHHLPGAVLPDAAVIVNPNQPGCEFPSKNLAGVGVMFYVLLALRAELRQRGVYTKDTQPPLQTLLDLVALGTVADVVKLDTNNRILVAQGLKRMRAGRMHPGVAALFRAAGREAARANTFDLGFGLGPRLNAAGRLADMSLGIECLLTDDANRAWEIAQELDGMNRERRDIEAGMQQEALQILEQPLDGLDPASRYTVSVFHETWHQGVIGIVASRLKEKYHRPTITFARGDDDHIKGSGRSIPGFHLRDALDLVSKRHPGLLVKFGGHAMAAGLTVRAEHFDTFVAAFEAVGREWLNDDQLARVIETDGDIEDACFSPEFVTLLEGHVWGQGFPPPTFSGEFEVLRQTVLKGKHLKLQLGRGSQRFDAIWFNHADALDGASALVAYRLDNNTFNGVTRVQLVVEHAQ; the protein is encoded by the coding sequence CTGCATCCGTCCGAACTGGCCACCGACCTGCCGGAACTGGTGCCGCCGTCGCGGATGAAAGGCATCGGCCACGCGGCCACCTACCTGGCCGACGCCATCGCCGCGGGCCGCAAGCTGCTGATCGTGGCCGACTACGACTGCGACGGCGCCACCGCCTGCGCGGTGGGCGTACGCGGCCTGCGCATGCTGGGCGCGCGCGTGGACTACATCGTGCCGAACCGGTTCGAGTACGGCTACGGGCTGACGCCCGAGATCGTCGAACTGGCGGCCCGGCAGCAGCCCGACGTGATCGTCACGGTCGACAACGGCATCGCCAGCGTCGACGGCGTGGCGGCCGCCAATGCGCGCGGCATCGACGTCGTGGTGACCGACCACCACCTGCCCGGCGCGGTGCTGCCCGACGCGGCCGTGATCGTCAACCCGAACCAGCCCGGCTGCGAGTTCCCGAGCAAGAACCTGGCCGGCGTGGGCGTGATGTTCTACGTGCTGCTGGCGCTGCGCGCCGAGCTGCGCCAGCGCGGCGTCTACACGAAGGACACGCAGCCGCCGCTGCAGACGCTGCTGGACCTGGTGGCGCTGGGCACCGTGGCCGACGTGGTCAAGCTGGACACGAACAACCGGATCCTGGTGGCGCAGGGGCTCAAGCGGATGCGCGCGGGGCGCATGCACCCGGGCGTGGCCGCGCTGTTCCGGGCGGCCGGCCGCGAGGCGGCGCGCGCCAACACGTTCGACCTCGGCTTCGGGCTGGGCCCGCGGCTCAATGCGGCCGGGCGGCTGGCGGACATGTCGCTGGGCATCGAATGCCTGCTGACCGACGACGCCAACCGCGCGTGGGAAATCGCCCAGGAACTGGACGGGATGAACCGCGAGCGGCGCGACATCGAGGCCGGCATGCAGCAGGAGGCGCTGCAGATCCTGGAGCAGCCGCTGGACGGGCTGGACCCGGCGTCGCGCTACACGGTGAGCGTGTTCCACGAGACGTGGCACCAGGGCGTGATCGGCATCGTCGCGTCGCGGCTCAAGGAGAAATACCACCGCCCGACCATCACGTTCGCGCGCGGGGACGACGACCACATCAAGGGCTCCGGCCGCTCGATCCCGGGCTTCCACCTGCGCGACGCGCTGGACCTGGTGTCCAAGCGCCATCCGGGGTTGCTGGTGAAATTCGGCGGCCATGCGATGGCGGCCGGGCTGACCGTCCGCGCCGAGCATTTCGACACATTCGTGGCGGCCTTCGAGGCCGTCGGCCGCGAATGGCTCAACGACGATCAGCTTGCCCGCGTGATCGAGACCGACGGCGACATCGAGGACGCCTGCTTCAGCCCGGAATTCGTGACGCTGCTGGAGGGCCACGTGTGGGGCCAGGGCTTTCCGCCGCCGACGTTCTCGGGCGAATTCGAGGTGCTGCGCCAGACCGTGCTCAAGGGCAAGCACCTGAAGCTGCAGCTTGGGCGCGGCAGCCAGCGCTTCGACGCGATCTGGTTCAACCACGCCGACGCGCTGGACGGCGCCAGCGCACTGGTCGCCTACCGGCTCGACAACAACACGTTCAACGGCGTGACGCGCGTGCAGTTGGTGGTGGAACACGCGCAGTAG